In the genome of Terribacillus sp. FSL K6-0262, one region contains:
- a CDS encoding ABC transporter ATP-binding protein: protein MTLQVDKLGRRFGEKQVIQQVNFTVGKGEIVSLLGTSGCGKSTVLRALAGLDPDYEGNITIPSDQRVGFIFQEPRLLPWKTVLANAAFGLNGDRKNNEEKARRYLELVGLKEAEKLYPRELSGGMAQRAAIARALVTEPDILLLDEPFSALDAFTKMQLQELLLKIWEEFGTTIILVTHDIDEALYLSDRVLLLQGRPSTLAKDLKIALSRPRSRGSAALGKWKEDILDLLEGKEQIYDYNLVTEIGQKA, encoded by the coding sequence ATGACATTGCAAGTGGATAAGCTGGGAAGGCGTTTTGGGGAAAAGCAGGTTATACAGCAAGTGAATTTCACAGTCGGAAAAGGAGAAATCGTCAGCCTTCTCGGTACAAGCGGCTGCGGTAAAAGTACAGTCCTGCGGGCCCTGGCCGGACTGGATCCGGATTATGAAGGGAACATCACCATCCCATCCGACCAGCGTGTCGGGTTTATCTTTCAGGAGCCGCGGCTCTTGCCGTGGAAAACGGTATTGGCCAATGCCGCTTTCGGCTTGAATGGCGACCGGAAAAACAATGAAGAAAAAGCTCGCCGGTATTTGGAGCTGGTAGGGCTGAAGGAAGCAGAAAAACTATATCCGCGTGAGCTTTCGGGAGGGATGGCACAGCGGGCTGCCATTGCCCGCGCCCTTGTCACGGAACCGGATATCCTGCTGCTGGATGAGCCATTCAGTGCATTGGATGCATTCACAAAGATGCAGCTGCAAGAGCTCCTCTTGAAGATTTGGGAGGAATTCGGCACGACGATCATCCTCGTCACGCATGATATCGACGAAGCCCTGTATTTGAGCGATCGTGTCTTGCTTTTACAAGGCAGGCCATCCACGTTGGCAAAGGATCTGAAAATAGCATTATCAAGGCCGCGCTCCCGCGGCAGTGCGGCACTCGGAAAATGGAAGGAAGACATACTGGATTTACTGGAAGGGAAGGAACAGATTTATGACTATAACCTTGTCACCGAAATCGGACAGAAAGCATAA
- the acsA gene encoding acetate--CoA ligase, giving the protein MTITLSPKSDRKHNLPSYQEAVSSHDWKALEEELLSRKNGKCNASYEAVDRHVAEGYGAKTALHYVKDGVLESSLTFAELQQKIEHYAKVLRSHGVAKGDRVFIFLPKNPECYVAILATIRIGAIAGPLFEAFMEDAVRDRINDCGGTLLITDQDLIKRVPAEDIPSLKEILLIEDMNAAQPDSSISGDVEWVDKEDGLLIHYTSGSTGKPKGVLHVHRSLIHHAISGKWVLDIQDDDVYWCTSHPGWVTGSVYGLFAPWLNRATIVIQGGRFKAESWYKIIEDLKVTTLYSAPTAFRLLKAKGDLYKDYDLSSLRHILSVGEPLNPEVITWAWENLQLRIHDTWWMTETGGHIIVNLPSEPIKPGSMGRAFPGIQVGILDEEGNELPPNTIGQLAVKTPWPGLMHDIWGDRGKYDSYFVYPGWYISGDLALKDEDGYIFFQGRNDDMINSSGERIGPFEVESKLIEHPAVAEAGVIGKPDPVRGEIVKAFITLRDGYEETPELLESLRLFVRKNLAAHAAPREIEVMEELPKTQISGKILRRQLKQWELEKELALKTPSE; this is encoded by the coding sequence ATGACTATAACCTTGTCACCGAAATCGGACAGAAAGCATAATCTGCCAAGCTATCAAGAGGCAGTGAGCAGTCACGACTGGAAAGCGCTTGAAGAAGAACTGCTCAGCAGAAAAAACGGAAAATGCAACGCTTCCTATGAAGCTGTCGACCGCCATGTAGCAGAAGGCTATGGCGCAAAGACTGCATTGCATTATGTGAAGGACGGAGTGCTGGAATCCAGTCTGACATTTGCGGAACTGCAGCAAAAAATCGAACACTATGCAAAAGTCCTCCGCTCGCATGGTGTAGCCAAAGGAGACCGTGTTTTCATCTTTCTTCCGAAAAATCCCGAATGCTATGTTGCCATCTTGGCAACGATCCGGATCGGTGCCATTGCGGGACCGCTGTTCGAGGCATTCATGGAAGATGCTGTACGGGATCGTATCAATGATTGCGGCGGTACCCTGCTCATTACAGATCAGGATTTGATCAAGCGGGTACCTGCAGAGGATATCCCTTCCTTGAAGGAAATCCTATTAATAGAAGACATGAATGCCGCTCAGCCCGATTCGTCCATTTCCGGAGACGTGGAGTGGGTTGACAAAGAAGACGGTCTGCTGATTCATTACACAAGCGGTTCGACCGGGAAGCCGAAGGGCGTGCTGCATGTACATCGTTCTTTGATCCATCATGCTATTTCGGGGAAATGGGTACTGGATATACAGGATGATGATGTCTATTGGTGCACCTCCCATCCAGGCTGGGTCACGGGTAGCGTTTATGGGCTCTTCGCCCCTTGGCTGAACAGGGCGACAATCGTCATTCAAGGAGGGAGATTCAAGGCGGAATCTTGGTATAAAATCATTGAAGACCTGAAAGTGACGACACTTTACAGCGCCCCGACTGCTTTTCGTCTGCTGAAAGCAAAAGGTGATTTGTATAAGGATTATGATCTTTCCAGCTTGCGTCACATCCTCAGTGTCGGAGAGCCGCTCAATCCGGAAGTCATCACATGGGCTTGGGAAAACTTGCAGCTGCGAATCCATGATACGTGGTGGATGACGGAAACGGGTGGGCATATCATCGTCAACCTGCCCTCGGAACCTATTAAGCCTGGTTCGATGGGACGTGCATTCCCAGGTATCCAGGTCGGCATCCTGGATGAAGAAGGGAACGAATTGCCGCCCAATACGATTGGCCAGCTGGCCGTCAAGACTCCATGGCCAGGACTGATGCATGATATCTGGGGCGACAGGGGCAAGTATGATAGTTACTTTGTCTATCCAGGCTGGTATATTTCCGGGGATTTGGCTTTGAAGGATGAAGACGGTTATATCTTTTTCCAAGGACGGAATGACGATATGATCAATTCCTCCGGGGAGCGAATCGGACCATTCGAAGTGGAAAGCAAGCTGATTGAACATCCCGCTGTGGCAGAAGCGGGTGTGATCGGGAAACCCGATCCTGTCCGCGGGGAGATCGTCAAAGCATTCATCACATTGCGTGATGGCTATGAGGAGACACCGGAGCTGCTCGAATCACTGCGTTTGTTCGTCCGCAAAAACCTGGCCGCCCATGCTGCGCCGAGAGAGATCGAAGTGATGGAAGAGCTGCCTAAAACACAAATCAGCGGAAAGATTTTGCGCCGGCAATTGAAGCAGTGGGAATTGGAAAAAGAATTAGCTTTAAAAACGCCTTCCGAATGA
- a CDS encoding 2-keto-3-deoxygluconate permease translates to MKIKATLERIPGGMMVVPLLLAAVLNTFAPDLLRIGNFTQALFVDGASTLIALFLLCTGAQINLKSFGRSLGKGATLLFTKWAVGALFGLLAILFAGEDGLWLGIAPIAMIAAMTNSNGGMFVALVGQYGSKEDRAAYSLLALNDGPFLTMVALSVFGAMGFVNGLFSITSFIAVLLPIVVGMVLGNLDENMRQFLERGSSMLIPFFAFALGMSIDFRSIIEGGLSGIILGLLTVFVTGTAGYFVFKALKWNPIVGAAEGSTAGNAVATPAAIAAANASFASVVDIATVQVAASVVTTAVLLPLYVGFLVKRLEKKGYKFEQDAQTESGNGHSGTMTNQVGNQA, encoded by the coding sequence ATGAAAATCAAGGCTACGTTAGAAAGAATCCCCGGCGGAATGATGGTTGTTCCCTTATTGCTCGCCGCAGTTTTAAACACATTTGCTCCTGATTTGCTTCGTATAGGAAACTTTACGCAAGCATTGTTTGTCGATGGTGCTTCCACACTGATTGCATTGTTCCTTTTATGCACCGGGGCACAAATCAATTTGAAATCATTTGGTCGTTCTTTAGGAAAAGGAGCTACATTACTATTCACTAAATGGGCAGTCGGAGCATTATTCGGATTGCTTGCCATCCTGTTTGCAGGAGAAGACGGATTGTGGCTGGGTATTGCGCCTATCGCCATGATTGCAGCAATGACTAACAGTAACGGCGGAATGTTCGTTGCACTTGTCGGTCAATACGGCAGCAAAGAAGACAGAGCGGCTTATTCTTTATTGGCACTCAATGATGGCCCTTTCCTTACAATGGTTGCCTTGTCCGTCTTCGGCGCGATGGGTTTTGTAAACGGTTTATTCTCGATCACTTCCTTCATCGCCGTACTTCTTCCCATCGTTGTCGGTATGGTTCTTGGTAATTTAGATGAAAATATGCGTCAGTTCCTTGAACGAGGAAGCTCCATGCTGATACCATTCTTTGCTTTTGCACTCGGAATGAGCATCGATTTCCGATCCATTATCGAAGGTGGTTTAAGCGGTATCATCCTTGGGCTGTTGACTGTATTCGTAACAGGTACTGCCGGCTACTTCGTGTTCAAGGCTCTCAAATGGAATCCGATTGTTGGTGCAGCAGAAGGTTCAACTGCTGGTAATGCAGTAGCGACACCAGCAGCGATCGCAGCAGCTAATGCAAGCTTTGCATCCGTAGTGGACATAGCTACAGTACAGGTTGCCGCCTCAGTTGTGACCACAGCAGTCCTGCTTCCGCTCTATGTCGGTTTCTTGGTGAAACGTTTGGAGAAAAAAGGCTATAAATTCGAACAAGACGCCCAAACAGAGTCAGGAAATGGTCATTCTGGAACAATGACCAACCAGGTGGGAAATCAAGCTTAA
- a CDS encoding PrpR N-terminal domain-containing protein, translating into MSIKILFIAPYNGLKELVNTMKDDFPDLDIDVLVGDLEEGVRYAKETYQQYDLIISRGGTARYIKKSVPIPVIEVKVSGYDVLKVLTLADGYPGKSAIVGFSNVAQGARTIASLLDMDIKTVEIDSGTEVHATLTDLQEAGITSIIGDTITVETAKKIGLHGILITSGTEAVHDSFEEAIQIYELANGMQKEIQRYKELLRNEQNAYILLDANGNIAEQNHAADQFIRKMGTAFRQIRNAALACMDTNTKNRKMVTTNESTFDILFLPFKEGLCWIKITDTPIRTDGNQGIYIEEVTAGMDRIGSSKEIQTVHKKIQAASDHSLPVLLIGENGVGKSTAAKEIHRRSSNSHHPFATVVCDEIPAGSWKTTIHSVLTNEHFGTCYLINLENVSNDRIHALADTLKERVTGPRLIAGMEQEKYRFMFQDDDTFQSVFSRAMIEIPPLRERKEDIESWAHYLISYFNTEHGRQIVGFREGASALLREFEWPGNIRQLTTAIKQLVAEADGFYIETASVETLLQAISAETHTDTPLSLTGTLEEIEKKVIKAVLKEENYNKSKTAARLGINRSTLWRKLQS; encoded by the coding sequence ATGAGCATAAAAATATTGTTTATCGCCCCTTATAACGGATTAAAAGAATTGGTCAACACCATGAAGGATGATTTCCCTGATTTAGATATAGATGTATTGGTCGGCGATCTGGAAGAAGGAGTGCGTTATGCGAAAGAAACATACCAGCAATATGATTTGATCATCAGCAGAGGAGGAACTGCTCGATACATAAAGAAAAGCGTCCCCATACCGGTAATTGAAGTGAAAGTCTCGGGTTATGATGTATTGAAGGTCTTGACCCTTGCGGATGGCTATCCGGGCAAAAGCGCCATCGTCGGCTTCTCCAATGTAGCACAAGGAGCAAGGACAATCGCCAGCCTCCTGGACATGGATATCAAAACAGTCGAAATCGACAGCGGCACAGAAGTCCACGCTACTTTGACTGACTTACAGGAAGCGGGCATTACATCGATCATCGGGGATACCATCACTGTCGAAACAGCAAAAAAAATCGGTCTTCACGGCATACTGATCACTTCAGGGACGGAAGCAGTACACGATTCTTTTGAAGAAGCCATACAAATATACGAACTGGCGAACGGCATGCAGAAAGAGATACAGCGATATAAGGAATTGCTGAGAAACGAACAAAATGCTTATATCCTGCTTGATGCCAATGGAAATATCGCAGAGCAAAATCATGCCGCCGACCAGTTTATCCGGAAAATGGGAACAGCGTTCAGACAAATTCGCAACGCAGCATTGGCTTGCATGGATACAAACACCAAAAACAGGAAAATGGTTACAACGAACGAAAGTACATTCGACATTCTCTTCTTGCCGTTTAAAGAGGGATTGTGCTGGATCAAAATAACAGATACACCGATTCGAACAGACGGGAATCAAGGAATTTATATTGAAGAAGTGACCGCAGGCATGGACAGGATCGGTTCGAGTAAAGAGATCCAAACAGTTCATAAAAAAATACAAGCAGCATCGGATCACAGCCTGCCTGTCTTGTTGATCGGCGAAAATGGAGTCGGAAAAAGCACGGCAGCCAAGGAAATACACCGGAGAAGCAGCAATTCACACCATCCATTTGCCACTGTCGTATGCGATGAAATCCCTGCAGGTTCTTGGAAAACGACTATCCATTCTGTATTGACAAACGAGCACTTTGGTACATGCTATCTGATCAATCTCGAAAATGTAAGCAATGACAGAATTCATGCTTTGGCGGACACCCTCAAGGAAAGGGTAACGGGCCCTCGGCTTATAGCTGGTATGGAACAAGAGAAATACAGATTCATGTTTCAGGATGATGACACTTTTCAATCTGTATTCAGCCGAGCAATGATTGAAATCCCCCCACTCAGGGAGCGGAAGGAGGATATCGAATCATGGGCGCATTACCTTATCTCCTATTTCAATACGGAACACGGAAGACAAATAGTAGGCTTCAGGGAAGGTGCATCAGCTTTATTGCGCGAATTCGAATGGCCAGGGAACATCAGGCAGCTGACAACAGCCATCAAACAGCTTGTAGCAGAGGCAGACGGGTTTTATATCGAAACAGCCTCCGTAGAAACACTGCTTCAAGCCATAAGCGCAGAAACACATACAGACACTCCTCTCTCCTTAACAGGAACGCTTGAGGAAATAGAAAAAAAAGTGATAAAGGCAGTTCTGAAAGAAGAAAATTACAATAAATCCAAAACAGCTGCGCGATTGGGTATCAATCGCTCTACCTTATGGCGTAAGCTGCAATCCTAA
- a CDS encoding four-carbon acid sugar kinase family protein, translated as MKLAIIADDLTGANDSGVQLAKEGLNTAVFLERDYAAAKDAEAVVFDTDSRSIEPGTAFDKIKSITEFLIDAGFDFIYKKIDSTMRGNVGKEIKAFGDAIQTDFIIIAPGYPRNGRTVVRGNHYLHGVLLHETEIANDPKTPVAEAHIPTLIKKDIGEEIGLITLDVLRSEKEQLKDLLDAYKQRGIKYIVADSEQEKDLELLLEHTKSLSHSISWAGSAGLASYLPSFYDLKSEKKRELIIPLHNKQVLTVVGSVNKNSRRQLEILLADTTTKGICLDSAKAVSSIEEREREIRRVISLAKEAADEGLDPAIYTAGSENDIAKARELGGKLGLDRTQVSNEIVKMLGEVIAALVEKGTFQGLVMTGGDTAKQVCDLLDTNGFVLYDELETGVPISSFIGREDMFVITKAGGFGKETVFKDAIKKLRGVVHV; from the coding sequence TTGAAATTAGCAATCATTGCCGACGATCTGACTGGGGCAAATGACAGCGGAGTCCAGCTGGCAAAAGAAGGACTGAATACGGCAGTATTTCTTGAACGGGATTATGCAGCTGCGAAAGATGCAGAGGCTGTAGTATTCGATACGGACAGCCGTTCCATAGAACCAGGAACAGCTTTTGATAAAATAAAATCGATTACTGAGTTTTTGATCGATGCAGGATTTGATTTTATTTACAAAAAGATAGACTCCACTATGAGAGGAAATGTCGGAAAGGAAATCAAGGCATTCGGGGATGCAATCCAAACCGATTTCATCATCATTGCACCAGGCTACCCAAGGAATGGGAGGACGGTGGTGAGAGGTAATCACTATCTCCATGGTGTTTTGCTGCATGAAACAGAAATAGCCAATGACCCGAAAACACCTGTGGCTGAGGCGCATATACCCACGCTCATAAAGAAAGACATAGGAGAAGAGATCGGATTGATCACCCTGGATGTTCTCCGATCGGAAAAAGAGCAGCTGAAGGACTTACTGGATGCGTACAAACAGCGAGGCATCAAATATATAGTGGCGGATTCTGAGCAGGAGAAAGACCTGGAACTGCTGCTGGAGCATACGAAGAGCCTGTCTCATTCCATTTCATGGGCAGGGTCTGCCGGTTTGGCGAGTTATCTGCCATCCTTCTATGATTTGAAAAGTGAAAAGAAACGGGAACTTATCATTCCTCTGCATAATAAGCAGGTGCTGACTGTCGTAGGAAGCGTGAATAAAAATTCCAGAAGACAGCTTGAGATTTTACTGGCGGATACAACGACAAAAGGAATCTGTCTGGATTCTGCCAAAGCAGTTTCTTCTATAGAAGAAAGAGAAAGGGAAATAAGGCGAGTGATCTCCTTGGCAAAGGAAGCGGCTGATGAAGGGCTGGATCCTGCGATTTATACGGCGGGAAGCGAAAATGATATCGCGAAGGCCAGGGAATTAGGCGGAAAGCTCGGTTTGGATAGGACGCAAGTCAGCAACGAGATTGTAAAAATGCTTGGTGAAGTGATAGCGGCACTTGTAGAAAAGGGAACTTTTCAAGGTCTTGTCATGACAGGAGGCGATACAGCAAAACAGGTTTGTGATTTGCTGGATACGAACGGATTCGTTTTATATGACGAATTGGAAACTGGTGTGCCGATATCCTCCTTCATCGGCAGGGAAGACATGTTCGTGATCACGAAAGCGGGCGGATTCGGTAAAGAAACCGTATTTAAGGATGCAATCAAAAAACTAAGAGGGGTTGTGCATGTATGA
- the pdxA gene encoding 4-hydroxythreonine-4-phosphate dehydrogenase PdxA codes for MNTKPVIGITMGDAAGIGPEIIVKALMDEEIYGESQPIVIGDAKILKRALGIVGSNAEINSIEEVSQAKNEFNVIDVVDLDVLPEDLAFGEVSALAGDAAYKYLEKAVALAKAKEIDSICTAPLNKEALHKGGHLYPGHTEILAALTDTEDFSMMLTTPNLKVIHLTTHVGLIEAINRINPDRTYKVLKLAHDTLTAAGKERPKIAVCGINPHAGENGLFGNGEEEEKLVPGIQKAREEGIDASGPYPADTLFFRAGRGDFDIVVACYHDQGHAPIKVMGIEDGVNITVGLKGGIIRTSVDHGTAFDIAGKNIADSKSMKAAITAAVELAPKRDMQT; via the coding sequence ATGAATACAAAACCGGTAATTGGTATTACGATGGGCGATGCAGCTGGAATCGGTCCGGAAATCATTGTGAAAGCATTGATGGATGAGGAAATATACGGGGAAAGTCAGCCGATTGTCATCGGGGATGCAAAGATATTGAAGCGCGCTTTGGGGATTGTGGGATCAAATGCAGAAATCAATAGTATAGAAGAAGTCAGTCAAGCGAAAAATGAATTCAATGTCATAGATGTAGTTGACCTTGACGTGCTTCCGGAGGATTTGGCATTCGGGGAGGTTTCTGCACTGGCGGGTGATGCTGCATACAAATATTTGGAGAAGGCAGTCGCTTTAGCCAAAGCAAAAGAGATTGATTCTATATGTACAGCTCCGCTGAATAAAGAAGCGCTTCATAAAGGCGGGCATCTTTACCCTGGGCATACAGAAATCCTGGCGGCGCTTACCGATACAGAGGATTTTTCCATGATGCTGACGACACCGAATCTCAAGGTGATTCACTTGACGACCCACGTCGGTTTAATAGAAGCGATTAATCGGATAAATCCTGACAGGACTTATAAAGTGCTGAAGCTAGCACATGATACCCTGACAGCGGCAGGGAAGGAACGGCCGAAAATTGCTGTCTGCGGTATTAACCCGCATGCGGGAGAGAATGGTCTGTTTGGTAATGGGGAAGAAGAGGAGAAGCTTGTGCCTGGTATACAGAAAGCTCGCGAAGAGGGCATCGATGCCTCGGGACCTTATCCTGCCGATACTTTGTTCTTCCGGGCTGGCCGGGGTGATTTTGATATCGTTGTCGCTTGTTACCATGATCAGGGACATGCCCCGATAAAAGTGATGGGTATCGAAGACGGCGTCAATATCACCGTTGGACTCAAGGGCGGGATCATTCGCACCTCGGTGGATCACGGAACAGCATTTGATATTGCAGGTAAGAATATTGCGGATTCGAAAAGCATGAAGGCTGCAATTACTGCAGCTGTCGAATTAGCGCCTAAACGTGATATGCAGACCTGA
- a CDS encoding MATE family efflux transporter translates to MGNPTSTSEQTLFRISWPLFIELALHMGMGIVATLMLSHYSDLAAAGVGVANQLISIFILVFNVTSIASMIIIGQKLGAEDLAHARQTARTAFGMNFWFGLIVSAVVVLFGSVFLGFFDLKGDTLAYATTFVKISGASLFLESLSLTLSAILRANGRTKVSMVVAVLMNVLSVIGYIVAIFGLFGMPVTGVIGVSWTIVIARIFAVVVLFYFVSRFLAIRFTGTNLIKMHVKDIKDILVIGVPSAAENLSYQYSQIVITAIVANFGDASLAARVYINNISMLCYLFTMSIAEGTQLLVSRYIGGGQFDRALKRGLRTLKIAMIASFIVSMAFALTGAPILQMFTEDPAILAVGIPILWAVAFTEPGRAMNIVLMSSLKSAGDAKFPAVIGVISMWGGAVLFSYILGVSFGLGLLGVWIAMGIDEWFRGIFAYRRWRSRPWEKKAQAAVPETALT, encoded by the coding sequence TTGGGTAATCCAACTTCTACATCTGAGCAAACGTTGTTTCGTATCTCTTGGCCACTGTTTATTGAATTGGCCCTTCATATGGGAATGGGTATCGTTGCTACACTGATGCTGAGTCATTACTCAGATTTAGCTGCTGCCGGAGTCGGCGTAGCCAATCAGCTGATTAGCATTTTTATTTTGGTTTTTAACGTCACGTCTATTGCCTCCATGATCATCATCGGCCAGAAGCTCGGTGCGGAAGATTTGGCGCATGCCCGGCAGACAGCCCGGACAGCATTCGGCATGAACTTCTGGTTCGGTTTGATCGTTTCTGCTGTCGTCGTATTGTTCGGTTCAGTATTTCTTGGTTTCTTCGATTTGAAAGGTGATACGCTTGCATATGCGACTACCTTTGTGAAAATAAGCGGGGCATCTTTGTTTTTGGAATCTTTGTCCTTGACGCTGAGTGCGATCCTGCGTGCCAATGGCCGTACAAAAGTATCCATGGTCGTGGCGGTCTTGATGAATGTATTGAGTGTGATAGGTTATATAGTAGCGATTTTTGGGTTGTTCGGTATGCCGGTGACGGGAGTTATCGGAGTATCTTGGACAATCGTCATTGCCCGTATTTTTGCGGTGGTTGTATTGTTCTACTTTGTTTCTCGTTTCTTGGCGATTCGCTTCACCGGAACGAATCTGATCAAGATGCATGTGAAAGATATCAAGGATATCCTTGTCATCGGTGTGCCATCAGCGGCGGAAAATCTTTCTTACCAGTATTCCCAAATTGTCATCACGGCAATCGTGGCGAATTTCGGGGATGCTTCCCTGGCAGCGCGTGTGTATATCAATAATATTTCCATGCTCTGCTATTTGTTCACCATGTCCATTGCCGAAGGTACGCAGCTGCTTGTGTCCCGCTATATCGGAGGCGGGCAGTTCGATAGGGCGCTGAAGCGCGGATTGCGCACTTTGAAGATTGCCATGATTGCATCTTTCATTGTTTCCATGGCCTTCGCTTTGACAGGTGCGCCCATCCTGCAAATGTTCACCGAAGATCCCGCTATTTTAGCGGTAGGGATCCCGATTCTTTGGGCGGTCGCGTTCACCGAACCTGGCCGCGCGATGAATATTGTGTTAATGAGCTCCCTTAAATCGGCAGGTGATGCAAAATTCCCTGCTGTCATCGGTGTCATCAGCATGTGGGGGGGTGCTGTACTCTTCAGCTATATACTGGGCGTATCCTTCGGTCTCGGATTGCTTGGAGTCTGGATTGCAATGGGGATCGATGAATGGTTCCGCGGGATATTTGCTTATCGCAGATGGCGTTCCCGTCCTTGGGAAAAGAAAGCACAAGCAGCAGTCCCGGAAACTGCTCTAACATGA
- a CDS encoding sugar-binding domain-containing protein has translation MRSIIDLQKKLFPDVLTIMQRRYGILQFVKTMGPLGRRTLAENMNLAERVVRGEIEFLQNQGLIYTTTKGVQITEDGLEVHEQLKAFMLEASEISVLEQRVRETLGIDNCIVVPGNSDTQDWVKQEMGKRCAQLLEGMLHPNYTVAVTGGTTMAALAAAMPPIHTAENVMFVPARGGIGEQVENEANTICAAMAKRARSQYRLLYVPDPIGEESYQTIIEEPSVKEVLSIINRSNVVIHGIGDAMTMAKRRRTPAPLVAKIQSGVAVSEAFGYYFDAEGNVVHRVRTVGLQLEDLDKAEHVIAIAGGASKARAIASYFKLGQNNILVTDEAAANQLIKDHQTL, from the coding sequence ATGCGATCAATAATTGATCTACAAAAAAAGCTTTTCCCTGATGTCCTGACAATTATGCAGCGAAGATACGGCATCCTGCAATTCGTTAAGACAATGGGACCGCTGGGACGTCGCACCCTTGCTGAAAACATGAATCTTGCAGAACGGGTAGTCAGAGGTGAAATCGAGTTCCTGCAGAACCAAGGATTGATCTACACGACGACAAAAGGAGTGCAGATCACCGAGGATGGACTTGAAGTTCACGAGCAATTGAAAGCTTTTATGCTTGAAGCCTCTGAAATAAGTGTTTTGGAACAGCGTGTCCGGGAAACACTAGGAATAGATAATTGTATTGTCGTCCCCGGTAATAGTGATACCCAGGATTGGGTAAAACAAGAGATGGGAAAACGGTGTGCCCAGCTTCTGGAAGGGATGCTGCATCCGAACTACACGGTTGCAGTGACGGGAGGCACCACGATGGCAGCGCTGGCAGCAGCGATGCCGCCGATACATACAGCTGAGAATGTCATGTTCGTGCCTGCACGCGGAGGTATCGGCGAGCAGGTGGAAAACGAAGCGAATACGATTTGTGCGGCCATGGCAAAACGTGCCAGAAGTCAGTACAGACTGCTGTATGTTCCTGATCCGATCGGGGAAGAATCTTATCAGACAATTATCGAAGAGCCTTCCGTCAAGGAAGTCCTGTCCATCATCAACCGTTCGAATGTGGTCATCCACGGTATCGGTGACGCCATGACGATGGCGAAACGGAGACGGACGCCTGCACCGCTTGTTGCGAAAATCCAAAGTGGTGTCGCAGTAAGTGAGGCATTTGGTTATTACTTCGATGCTGAGGGGAATGTGGTCCATCGTGTACGGACGGTCGGATTGCAGCTTGAGGACTTGGATAAAGCAGAACATGTAATAGCTATTGCAGGCGGTGCCTCGAAAGCTCGTGCAATCGCCTCATATTTCAAACTGGGACAGAACAATATCCTGGTGACCGATGAGGCGGCAGCGAACCAGTTAATAAAGGATCATCAGACCCTTTAA